Genomic window (Ureibacillus composti):
GCTTCCCGCTCTGTATTTTCTAATGTTTCCTTAATAGATGCTTGAATTGATTTTGCCAACGGTTCACTATCAGCATGTCCATCCTTATGGTAAAAGACTTGAGCCCCTCTCCATTTTTCCTCTGGAATAGCGTTTGCATGAATTGTTATAAAAATATCTGGCTTGTTTGTTTTTACTATGTTTTCACGTAGAAAAATATCTTGTTTTTTACGCTCACGCAAAGTTGGAAATTCCTCATTTGGGGCATGCTCGGCTAGAACATCTCCATCAGTAGTACGTGTCATGACAACTTCTGCCCCTAAACGTTTCAACTGATGTTCAACCTTCTCTGAGATTGCTAGAGTTACATCTTTTTCAACCACATCTTCTGCGGAAGCTCCGCCGTCAATACCCCCATGACCTGCATCCAGAACAATCTTAACGCCACCTAATGGCTCTGGTAAAAAGAAACGTCTGTCAGAAGCGCTTGTCTCATAAATAACCACAATCACACAGCAAATCAAAATAACTATTAGTGCAATCCACCGTTTCAAAAATACTACACCGCCTTTTGCAACCTTTTGCACTACTATACGCTCCAAATTGGACTAGTATGCGTAAACTACAAAGACGTTTTAAAATGTAATTTCTATTTTTTAAATCAAGAGATGGACTAATTATTGAACCTGTAGTTGTTGCTGTAGGGAGGCATAGAAACCATTATATTTCATTAATTTATCGTGATTTCCTTGTTCTAGAATTGCCCCATCTTTTATAACAAGGATTTGATCTGCATTTTCAATTGTTTTTAAACGATGGGCAATGACAAAACTCGTACGGCCTTGCATCAAATTATTTAATCCCTTTTGTATTTGAACCTCTGTCATTGTATCTACGCTGGAAGTTGCTTCATCTAAAATTAGAATATCTGGGTCTTCGATAATCGCTCTAGCTATCGCTATTAACTGACGCTGACCTTGACTCAAATTCATCCCACCTGAACTAAGCATCGTATCATATTTTTGTGGTAAGTATTTAATAAAACTATGTGCATAAGCAATTTTAGCCGCTCGTTCAACCTCTTCATCTGTCGCATCTAACTTCCCATAACGAATGTTTTCACGAACCGTTCCTGAGAACAAATACGTATCCTGAAGAACAACACCTATATGATCACGTAAGTTTTCCATTTTATATTGATTAATCTCATTACCATCGATTAAAATCTCTCCACTCATTGCATCATAAAAGCGATTAAGCAACTGAATAATCGTTGTTTTACCAGAACCCGTAGGCCCAACTAATGCAATCGTTTCACCAGCTTTCGCTCGAAATGAGATATTTTTCAGTACTGGTTTATCCTTTTGATAATAAAAATCAACATTTCTAAATTCAACTTCTCCATCATAATTATTTTTTGTGATGGCATCCGGTACGTCTGCAACTTCATTTTGCTCATCTAAGATTTCAAAAACACGTTCTGCTCCAGCGATTGCTGATTGGAATGTATTTAGTAAATTAGACAATTGATTAATTGGTCTGAAAAACTGTCTTGTATAAGTAACGAAGGAAGCAATCACTCCAATCGATACACCGACATTCCCAACTACCATCAATGCACCAACACCGATGACTAACGCAATCCCTAAGTTATTTATAAAGTTATTAACCGGACCAAGAAAGCCAGATGTAATATCCGCACTTAAAGCAGAAGCTCGTAGTTTTTCATTTGCTTTTTTAAATTGCTCAATTGTTTGCATTTCTTTCCCAAATAACGTAGTAATATTCGAGTTGGAAATTGTTTCTTCAATGTAACCATTTAAATTTCCTAAATCTTTTTGGCGCATGACGAAATTTTTACTACTGTGTTTAATAATTTGTTTCGTTGACCAAACAATGATTGGAATAACAAGTAACGTCACTACTGCTAACACCCAATTTAAATAAAACATTGCAATTCCAGTACCTACTACGGTTAAGATGGTAGACACAATTTGAATAACGCTTTGTGAAAGGGCAGCATTTAAATTTTCAACATCATTTGTCATACGACTCATTAAATCACCCTGTTGTCGCTTATCAAAAATTGATAACGGCAGTGATTGGAACTTCTCAAAAAGATGTTGACGTAATTGTTGAATAGTTTTTTGTGACACTCGAATCATTACGTATGTTTGTAACCATGTAAATATTGCAGAAATTATATAAATCGCTGCTAGGATTAACACCATACGAATCGTACCCTCAATATCTAGCTTTAAAATATGTTCATCAATAATCAAACCAATGAATAATGGCCCGACTAAACTTAATATCGATGACATAATCACAAAGAATACAGAGCTGACAATGCCGATTCGTTGATTTTTCAAATACGACCAAATTCGCAAGAGCGTCGCTTTTTGATTTTTTGCTTTTTCTGCAGGTCCGTTAAATCTTGGTCCTGGATGTCTTCCTAGGGGGGGAGGTCCAGCTTGTCTTCCTGTTGGTTTATTCATTTAAAGTCCCTCCCCTTACCAATTGTGTTGAAACAATTTCTTGATAGATTGCATTTGTTTCAAGCAACTCTTCATGTGTTCCTTGCCCTACAATACATCCATCGTCTAATACTAAAATTTGATCAGCATGTCGAATGGATGAAATTTTTGATGAAACAATAAACTTCGTACTTTCTTTGAAATTTTCTGTAATCGCCCTTTGAATACGCTTTTCAGAGATACTATCAACAGCAGATGTTGTATCATCCAGAATTAGAATAGCCGGCTTACGGATAAAGGCACGGGCCATTGCAAGTCGTTGTTTTTGACCTCCCGAAAGATTTGTAGCTCCTTGGGTAATCAAATATTGCTCTTGTTCATCCAATTTCTCAACAAATTCGTAGGCACAAGAAGATTCTAATGCTTCGATTAAATCCTCAGTTGTTGCCCCATCTTTACCATATTTCACGTTTTCTTCAATTGTTCGCGAAAATAATGTTGCCTTTTGAGGTGCAAAGCCAATTGCCCCGCGCAATGTTTCTAAATCATATTGATGAATAGGTCGGCTATCAATTTTTATAAGTCCTTGGTCAGTGTCGTACATTCGAGGAATCAAATTCACGATGGTAGATTTTCCACTCCCAGTCATCCCGATAATTCCAATTGTTTCTCCGGAATTTACTTTAAAGGAGATATTCTTTAAAACAGCTTCATTTTGTTTATTATAGGCAAAATGAACATTTTCAAATTCAACCGTTCCTTTTATAGATGATTTCACAGCAGATTCGCTATTTTTAATCTCTGGCTTTTCTTCAAGAACAGTAACAATGCGCTTTGCACTCGGTACTGCCCGCGCAATTTGCATAAGTACATTGGAAGAACTCATTAATCCTCCCATAATCATCATTAAATAATTTATAAATGCGATAATAACTCCTACTTCGATGTTTTCATTTTCTACTTTAAATGCACCCATCCATAGGGCGGCAATAATACCCATGTTTACAACAAAAGCAGTAAGAGGCATTAAAATCCCTATAATTTGATCAGCAGTAATATTTCGCTTCATCAATTTTTCATTTACTGATCTGAATTGATCAATTTGATGGTCTTTGCGATTATATGCCTTAATGACACGGATCCCTGCTAAATTTTCTTGCACCCGCGTGTTAACCGCATCCACTGCTTCTTGCACTTTTAGAAATAACTTCCCTGATATTTTGGTAAAAAAGTAGATGGAAAATGCTAGGATCGGTACGACAACTAATAAGATTGGAAATAACTCACGTGCCGTAAGAAATACAATTACAATAGCGCCAAGAAATGTTAGTGGCCCTCTAACGAAAACCTTTAATAACATTGTTAGTGCCCTTTGTAGCATTTCTACATCACTCGTTATGTTGGTGATGAGTTTCCCAAGTGTAAAATGGTCCTTATTACTATTTGAAAAGTAAGTAATGGTTTCATACAAATCTTGACGAATATCCGCTGCAAAGTTGACCGCTGTTTTTGAGGCATAAATTGAACAAACTGCTCCGCCTACCAAACCTAAAAATGCACATAGTACAGTCAACCCAAACATTTTAATAATATAGCTTGTATTGTCTTGAGCAATCCCATGATCAATAATGTGTTGCATAATTGTTGGTTGAACCAAATCCATCCCAACTTCTAGCACCATCATTAAGGGGGCAATAATTGCAAAGACCATATATGGTTTTATATATTTCTTTAAGGATAATACAGCCTGCATGGTGTACCTTCTTTCTATGGATACAAATCTTTACTAATCTTTCTTTTCACAAGAAGAATGAGAAATTTCATCTAATTCAAAGGCTGCTTTAAAATCATTCATGATTGCTTCAGTTGCCTTCAACTCACCTGCTATCACAGTTTGAATAGATTGGAATTCAGGAGATTCTAATTGTTGCCTGAGTGTATCTCGTTTAACTAATAACTTTTCATAAAATGCAAGTGCTCTTCCACGTCTGAAGGTTTTCGCTCCTCGTTCTCCTCTTCCTCGTCGTTCATGAGGAGTTCTCTCACTTGAATACTCCACATTAGACATTTGCTCATTTAAGTCTCTTTTCATAAATCCGTCACCTCTAGTATACAATTGTATACACCAGTATACTAATTTACAATTTATTTTTTAGAATTTTATAGATGATTTTAGCATTTACTTGGTAGTATGGAGCAATCTTTCTTTATAATATAATTATCAAAAAAATTAGAAAAAGAGGGTTGTATATGAAGTTACGAGTTTCAGCAGTTCAGTACCATTTACACACAATTAATTCATTTGAGGAATTTGTAGAACAATGCGAGCATTATATTAAGGCGGCTTTAGAATTTGATACAGAGTTTATTTTATTCCCAGAATTTTTTACAACTCAATTACTATCTATTAAAGAAAACGGGAGAACGTTAACTATTAATGACTTACCAAGTTATACAGAAAAGTATCACCAAGCTTTTACTGCATTTGCCAAAAAGTATAATGTACATATTATTGCTGGCACACATGTGGTTGAAGTAGGAGGTCATTTACGTAACACCGCCCATCTTTTCTATCCTGATGGAAAAATTGGAACACAAGCAAAACTTCATATTACCCCTACAGAAGTACATGAATGGAATATGTCTAAGGGGGAAGGGTTAGAAATCTTTGAAACTGAGAAAGGGAAAATTGCCATTCTCACATGTTACGATATTGAATTCCCCGAAATCGTACGTATGGCTAAAGCTAAAGGGGCTGATGTTATTTTCTGTCCTTCATGTACAGATGATCGTCATGGATTCCATCGTGTTCGCTATACCAGTCATGCCCGCGCAATCGAGAACCAAGTGTATGTCGTCTTAACTGGCACAGTTGGGGCTCTTCCGACTGTTGACTTTATGCGTGCAAATTTTGGGCAAGCAGCGATTATTACACCAAATGACGTTCCTTTCCCTCCTAAAGGTTTATTAGCTGAAGGGGAAATCAATAATGATATGTTGATTACTGCTGATCTGGATTTAGAATTATTATATCAAGTTCGAGAAAAAGGCTCTGTTACTACTTGGCGTGACAGACGTGTTGATTTATATACTGATTGGGAGTAATTAATTGGCGAGGAGGAGACATGGGTGTATCGAAGTGAACAGCTGTTATTTGATGAAGGAAAACCAGTTTCAATAATCATCCGGAATTATACTGCAAATGACTTTGATGAAATGATTGATATACAGTCCGAATGCTTTCCCCCTCCTTTCCCTTCTGAATTATGGTGGAATAAAAAACAATTAACAAATCATGTCACGTTGTTTCCAGAAGGAGCTCTATGCGTAGAAGTTGACGGTAAATTAGCTGGCTCTTTAACAGGGGTTTGTGTGGATTTTGACCCTGCACATCCATCACATACTTGGGCTGAAATAACTGACGAAGGTTATATAACTAACCATAATCCTAAGGGAAATACTTTATATATTGTCGATATTAGTGTTCGTCCATCATATCGATCACTAGGACTAGGGAAAATTATGATGCAGTCGATGTATCACGTTGTCATAGAAAAGGGGTTGGACCGATTACTTGGGGGTAGTCGAATGCCCGGGTACCACAAATATGCACATCAGCTAAAAGCAGCTGATTACCTAAAAGCAGTCTTAACTGGACAGTTGAAAGATCCCGTCATTACCTTTTTACTTAAATGTGGTAGACTTCCAATCGCCGTTATTGAAAATTACTTAGAAGATGAAGAGTCGTTGAATTATGGGGTATTAATGGAGTGGAAGAATCCTTTTAAATAGGATTTTCTTTTTGGAAATCAGTTCTCAAGATTGAATGTCAAATGAATTTATTTAGTGTAGGTACGACTTGTTTATGTGCGACTTTTAAGAAATACTGTGTAATTGATTTCCTAAGCTACGATGGTAATAGGGCTCTCCTCTAAAATAGAAGAGAGCCCATAATATTTAATTCCTACCCGACTCTTTCAATTAACTCCCTTGAGTTATTCTTAGGGGAGTTTACTTGATCCGATACCTCATATGCTGTCATTTCATCTACTGGAAATGGAACTAATAATGACTTCAGATGATCACGCTCTTTCACACGTGGGTCTAACCATAATGCTTGCTGTTCTTTCGATAGAATAACAGGCATCCGGTCGTGTATATTTGCCATTAATGCGTTAGGCTCTGTTGTTAAAATTGTACATGTGTGACTAGTTTGTCCTGAAGACGAAAGCCACGTATCCCATAAACCCGCTACCGCAAACAAGGAATCGTCCTTCATTTTTATACGCATCGGTCTTTTCGTCTTACCTTCTCGTTTCCATTCATAAAATGAGTCCATTGGAATAATACAGCGTCGTTGATAAAATGACTTTTTAAAGCTAGGTTTTTCATCTGCCGTTTCCGCGCGGGCATTAATCATTTTCGAAGCCATCTTCTCGTCTTTTGCCCAGGATGGAACCAGCCCCCACTTTAGAAACCCCATTCGATTCTTTGTACCGTCATTAATAATGGAGATAATTTTCTGTGTTGGGGCAATGTTATAACTTTCATGATATAACGCTTCATCAAATGCCTGTTGGATCTCAAAATGTTCGATTAGTTTCTCAAATGTTGTAAACAACGTAAACCTACCACACATATTAACCACCCTTTTTGTTGAGTATTTTTACTCTGTCCTTTCTAGCCATTAAACTACTAATAAGTGAGCATAGGAGAATTACAGCAATAAAAGTCCATATATTAAAGAAGACTGCATTAGAATTAATCGAGAGCATTGGTACATCATCCACTTCGCTATAAATAGGATGCACCTCTTTCAGTAAAGCTACCATCCGTTCTGCTTTAATCCAAGTTATTATAGAAATTATAGCTATACCTAGTAAACTGATGGTCGAGATGATTGCCATTTTCTTTACGTCTAGATTATGAAACATCCATTGATAGGCGTAAATAATCGTCAGGACTATAAAAAACAGTATAAAAGGCATCCCAAAAACAACCGGTATGATTCCTAGGTTGCCATTTCCTCCTGCATAAGCATCGGGTGGTATTGTTGAATAATTCGTAAGGGCAAAAGCAACAATTGAAAAAAGTGTACAAATTAAGTAAATAGTTAAATAGAGATACCTCATTTCTTCACTCCCCTTTTACTCCCTTTTCATTTCCACTTATTAAAACAGACGCTCTTGACCAATAATCGGTACCAACATAAAAGAAAAGATTTGCTAGTCATGCCAGCAGATCCAAACAAAGGCTCGTAATTGATAAAACAATGATTAAGGCTAAAGCTTTATATGTACAAAAATGCTCTTTCTTTAAAATACTCTTTCAGTTTTGTCCATCCCTTCTTTTCCTAGAACCTATGCAAGGTAATAATTTAAAGAATATGAATTTAGGCCTTTGCTTATCTTTGACCGAAATAGAACAAAACGTGCTAACGCAAATCATGATTACAGTTTTGCACAAAAAAACCCTCAACCATATAGTTGAGAGTATTCATAATGAACTATTAGAACATGGACTCGCCATAAAAACACTATTGGTTTTTATTTAAGTTCTCTTGCGCCATTCTAACAAGTTCTTTCACCATGTTACCACCTAATTTACCGCCAACTTTTCCCGCTTGTTCAGATGTAAGTTTCCCATTATATCCTTCTTTTAACGGGACTCCTACTTCTTCAGCGATTTCAAATTTTGCTTGTTCCGGATTCGTTGTGCCAGCTATTTTTGCCTTTAACTGATCCAGCCCTTCACGAGCCTCTGGAACTAAAATTTTATTTCGATTTCTTCGAGCCATGTAAATCCCTCCTTTAATTTTATATTGTCCTAAAGAGAGAAAAACATGTTAATTAAGTTTTAATATCCGAATGTCTCTGCTCGTAATATAATATTTTAATTTGTCACACAGCTATCTTGTTTTTGAAGCTCCTTAAGAATACAAAGACTGTTATAACTATACTTAGGAGACCACTTATTTATTAAAGTAATCCAGAAAAAAACGTAATGCCAACAGAAAGAACAAACCGGTAGAGGTGACAAAAGTATATAGAACTATAAATGAGGGCGACCAGAATTTGACCAAAACCTTTTTCTCTACAAAAAAGACCCCCAACCAAGAATGGTTGAGAGCCTTGAAACGTATATATATATTAACGTTTTGAGAACTGAGGTGCACGACGCGCGCCTTTAAGACCGTATTTTTTACGTTCTTTCATACGTGGGTCACGAGTTAGTAAGCCTGCAGATTTAAGTGCTGGACGGAAATCTGGGTCAACTTGTAGTAAAGCACGAGCGATACCATGACGGATTGCTCCAGCTTGACCTGTGAATCCACCACCGTTTACGTTTACAAATACATCATAGCTACCTTTAGTTTGAGTTGCATCTAATGGTTGGTTGATGATTAAGTGTAAAGTTTCGAATGGTAGGTAGTCTTCGATGTTACGGTTGTTGATAACAATTTTACCTTCGCCTGGTACTAGACGTACGCGAGCTACTGAGCTTTTACGGCGACCTGTGCCGATATATTGAACTTGTGCCAAGGGTATATCCTCCTCTAATTAATTATCCGCGAAGCGTATAGCTTTCCGGTTTTTGTGCTGCATGTGGATGTTCTGCACCTGCATAAACATTTAGTTTACCGAACATTTTGCGACCTAAAGAGTTTTTAGGAAGCATTCCTTTAACTGCTAATTCGATCATTTGTGTTGGGTATTTTTCTTTCATTTCGCCAGCTGTACGTGTTTTTAAACCACCAGCAAATTGAGTGTGACGGTAATAAATTTTACCTTCTAATTTGTTACCTGTTAAGTGAATTTTGTCAGCGTTGATTACGATAACGTGATCACCTGTGTCTACGTTTGGTGTGAATGTTGGTTTATGTTTACCGCGTAAGATAGCAGCTACTTCAGAAGCTAAACGTCCAAGAGTTTGGCCTTCTGCGTCTACTACTAACCATTTACGCTCTACTTCGTGACCTTTAGCCATGAATGTTGTACGCATTTATATGTCCTCCTAATCGATTCAATTACCGTTATTTTTCATTATTATACACTTATAAGTTTCGGGGCTTATTTAGTGGTGGTAATGAAAATACCATATGTCATCTTATAATAATTTATAAAGGAAGTCAAGAAAAAAGATAAAACACCTGGAGAAGTTGACTACTTATTTCAAAGAAGAGTCCGCAGCCAATTAGAGCCCTAAATTAAGGCTTACAAGCGTTTTTAAATTCAGCATTAATAAAATACCTTTTCAAGGTATAAACCGTGTGCTGGGGCTGTTTTCCCGGCCTTTGAGCGATCTTTAGCATCAATGATTGACTTTAAACTACTAGCCTCACGTTTTCCTATTCCGACATCCCAAAGTGTCCCTGCAATGATTCTAACCATGTTATAGAGAAAACCCTTACCTTCAATTACCATATGTAATTCTTCACCATGCCACTCAAAGTCTAATGAATGAACTGTTCGTACTTTATCAACCACACTTGTATTTGCCGCACAAAAACTAGAAAAGTCATAAGTGCCTACAATAAATTGAGCTGCTCTAGTCATTTCCTCAACATTTGGCTTAACATCGTTAGTTTCAACTGCATAATGTCTTCGGAAGGGGCTTTGAATTTGCTCTGTACTCCATATGTAGCGATAACGTTTCCCTGTTACACTAAAACGCGCATGGAAATCATTTGATACCTCTTCAACATTTAAAACCCGTATATCACGTGGTAATTGAACATTTAGCGCCTTTTGATAACGATCTGGTGGAATAACTAAAGGTGTGTCAAAATGAATGACTTGTCCCGTTGCATGAACCCGAGCATCTGTGCGACCACTTGCAGTTACACTTATTTTATCCCCTTTATGCATTTTCATTAGTACCTGTTCTACTTCAAGTTGCACCGTTCTTTCTCCGGGTTGTACTTGATAGCCAGAAAACAATGTCCCATCGTAACTAATCGTTGCTTTTAAACGCTTCATTTTCAAATACCTTCTCCTTGCTCTTTTAACTGCGGTAAATAAATAGTAAAACAGCAAATAACACTAATGTTGCTAAACAAAGTGAGTCTTTCCAATCCCATTTTAACTGACGATATCTTGTACGCCCTTCACCACCACGATAACCTCGTACTTCCATGGCAGTCGCTAAATCTTCTGCACGTTTAAATGCACTTACAAAAAGAGGCACTAGTAAAGGAACAACCGCTTTGATTCGATCTTTCACCGGTCCAGCACTTAAATCAGAACCACGTGCCATTTGAGCCTTCATAATTTTATCTGTTTCATCCATCAATGTTGGTATAAAGCGAAGTGCAATTGACATCATCAATGCAAGTTCATGAACAGGCAACTTAACCTTCTTTAACGGATTTAAGAGCACTTCAATGCCATCCGTAATTGAAATTGGTGATGTAGTTAAAGTCAAGATGGAAGTCATAAATACAAGAACTAAGAATCGAATTGAAATAAAGATCCCTTGTTTTAAACCCTCTTCGTAAATTTTTAAGAAACCAAGGTCTAAAATAACATCGCCTTCTCGTGTAAATAAAATATGAATTAAAAACGTAAACACTAATAATAGAATGACTGGTTTTAAGCCATTAATTAAAAAATATAATCGAATTCGAGACAGAAGAACCACAAGTAGGGTAAAAGCCAAAAGCAAAGCATAAGTTACCGCATTATTTGCAAGAAAGACTATAATAATAAACGCAAAAACGAAAACAAGCTTTGAACGAGGATCTAACGTATGAACATACGAGTTCCCTGGGATATAGCGACCAAAAATCATTTTCTCCATCATGACTGATCACGCCCCTCTCTTAACGCGTGGGCAATTTCCTCAGATAACTCTTCTTCAGTTAAGCAAATCTTCGATAGGTTTAGATTGATCAGCTTTTCAATTTTACGTTGGAATTTCACAATACGTGGTAACTCTAATCGATAGCTTTCAAGTGTTTCACTATCTGCGAAAATCTCACGAGGTGTGCCACTTAATACACATCGTCCTTCATGCATAATTGAAATGCGGTCTGCGTAACGTGCTGCATCTTCCATACTGTGTGTTACTAAAATTGTCGTTAATCCTCGTTCTTTATGAAGAGTATAGAACATGTCCATTATTTCTTTCTGTCCACGAGGATCTAGCCCAGCAGTAGGTTCATCTAATACGATTACTTCAGGTTCCATTGCAAGCACGCCAGCAATCGCTACACGTCGCATTTGTCCACCCGATAGATCAAACGGTGACTTATCCAAAACATGCTCTGGTAGCCCTACCAGGTGTATTAAATCACGAGCCCTTTTCTCAGCTTTTTCCTCTGAAACACCAAAGTTCATCGGACCAAACATGATATCTTTTAAAACCGTTTCCTCAAACAGTTGATGTTCTGGAAACTGAAATACAATTCCTACCTTTTGGCGAACCGATTTTAACTCTTTTGCTTTCTTTCCAGCCTCTATTTTTCGCTCTCCAATATGTACTTCACCTTTTGAAGGCTTTAGAAGACCATTAAAGTGCTGTAAGACTGTTGATTTTCCAGAGCCTGTATGTCCAATAATAGCCTGATAAGTTTTAGAAGGAATATCTAAATCTACCTCAAATAAAGCAAACTTTTCAAATGGTGTTCCCATTGAATAAGCGTAGCTTACTTGTTGAAGTTTGATGTCCATAAATCATTCACCAACTCTTCTTCTGTCATATGTTGTCCAACTAACTGTACACCTTTTGATTGCAATAAGTTTGTCATTCTTGTTGCAAATGGAAGTTCTAATCCGAACTCAACTAGTTTATCACCTAAAGCAAATATTTCTTGAGGAGTACCTTCAGCGTACTTTTTCCCCGCATTCATAAATAAAATGCGATCAGCTAATAACGCTTCTTCTACATCATGTGTGATGGAAAGGACCGTTAATCCTATTTCATCACGTAGCGTTTGTACAGTTTGCAACACTTCTTCTCTTCCTTGAGGGTCAAGCATAGAAGTCGAC
Coding sequences:
- a CDS encoding energy-coupling factor transporter transmembrane component T translates to MMEKMIFGRYIPGNSYVHTLDPRSKLVFVFAFIIIVFLANNAVTYALLLAFTLLVVLLSRIRLYFLINGLKPVILLLVFTFLIHILFTREGDVILDLGFLKIYEEGLKQGIFISIRFLVLVFMTSILTLTTSPISITDGIEVLLNPLKKVKLPVHELALMMSIALRFIPTLMDETDKIMKAQMARGSDLSAGPVKDRIKAVVPLLVPLFVSAFKRAEDLATAMEVRGYRGGEGRTRYRQLKWDWKDSLCLATLVLFAVLLFIYRS
- a CDS encoding energy-coupling factor ABC transporter ATP-binding protein, translated to MDIKLQQVSYAYSMGTPFEKFALFEVDLDIPSKTYQAIIGHTGSGKSTVLQHFNGLLKPSKGEVHIGERKIEAGKKAKELKSVRQKVGIVFQFPEHQLFEETVLKDIMFGPMNFGVSEEKAEKRARDLIHLVGLPEHVLDKSPFDLSGGQMRRVAIAGVLAMEPEVIVLDEPTAGLDPRGQKEIMDMFYTLHKERGLTTILVTHSMEDAARYADRISIMHEGRCVLSGTPREIFADSETLESYRLELPRIVKFQRKIEKLINLNLSKICLTEEELSEEIAHALREGRDQS